The Gemmatimonadales bacterium nucleotide sequence CGCCCGGCGGACCTCCTGGGCGAGCTGATCCAGCTCGTCCGAGACCAGGTCGGGCCGGTAGCGAATTTCAAGCAGGTGGGGATCGTTCCCCGGCTGCCCAAGACCCGGTCGGGCAAGGTGCTGCGGGGCACGATGCGGCGGATCGCCGATGGGGATCCGTACCAGATTCCGCCGACCATCGAGGATCCGGCGGCGCTGGAGGAGGTCCGGGTTGCACTGGAGCGGCTGGGATATGCCAGGCAGGCGCCAGCCAAGATCGGAGAATAGCGGTCGACCTATGACGGCGCCCTGGGTACCCAAGAACCCGGATTATCAGGCAGCGGTGCGGCAGAGCTTCGAGCACCAGCGGATGATGGCTTTGCTGGGCGCCAGACTGACGCACCTCGCGCCGGGCGAGGTCGACCTGAGCGCGCCCTTCGCGGCGGAGTTCACCCAGCAGAACGGCTTCTGGCACGCGGGAGCGGTAGCGAGCCTGGCCGATTCGTCGACCGGTTACGCCGCGTTCAGCCTGGCGCCACCCGATACAGACGTGCTCGCCGTCGAGTTCAAGATCAATCTGCTCGCGCCCGCCCGCGGGGAGGCGTTCCTGGCGCAGGGGCGGGTCGTGCGGCCGGGGCGAACGCTCACCGTGTGCCTGGCGGAGGTGTTCGCCATCCAGGGGGCGCTCCGGACGCCGATCGCCACCATGTTGTCGACGGTGATCGTTCGGCCCGTCTAGCTCCGCCGCCGGGTGGCCGTGGCTGCCTTCATGGCCGCTTCCACCCGCCCGGCCAACGCTCGCATGCGCTCGCGGTGCTCCGGCCGGCATTCTTCTTCCACCAGATAGAAGCCCCACCCGTGCTCGATATAGACGTGCGCCAGCTGAGCGGCCGCGGTGTCGAGCTCCAGCTGTCCTCCCAGGTACTGGGCCAGGATGTTCGAAAGTCTGTCGTTTTCCATAGCGCAGCTCGTCGGTGGTCGGAACGGCCACAGGTTTCCATTCCGTCACTTCCGCCAATGTAACTCATGGGTTCCACCTCGTTAAGCATGCACCGCCGTCAGAGTCCGGTTGCGGAAGCGCCGGTGCGGCAGGGACTCAGCCATGGGCCGCTCCGGCAATCGCGGCCAGGACGACCACCCAGATCGCCACGTAGAGCGGAACGAATCGCTGCCGGCGCCGCCGCATCTCGGGAAACCGGATCGGCATGCCGGCGAACTTCCCCCGAGGCTTCGATGGGAAGAAGAAGGTCTTGTAGGTCTCCGTCGCGGCGACGGTGTACCCGGTGGCAGCCAAGGCGACCAGCAGCAGGCTCGGGGTAAGCCCGGTGAGCCGTCCATCACGTAGAGGTTGTCCAGCCCGCGGAATCGGCGGTCCGGCGGAGGATGGCCCGGGCGCGGTTCCCCAGCGCCTTGCCGGCCGCGCGGTCTCGAGCACTGTAGCGGTGGCTCACGAGCAGGCGCGGCAGGCCGTATCGATCGGTGACAGGGCCATCGAGCCCAACTCGGTTCTCGTACTGCGGCTGATCTTCCGCGATTACCAGCAGCCCTGTCAGGTGATTCACCCAGGGTGCCAGGACTGCGCCAAGGAGGTGGGGCAGCTGCGCTCGCACCAGAGACGCCGAAGACGATCTCGTTGTAGTGCCGCATCAGATAGCGGCCCACGACGTGACCGCCGGGATTGAGTCGCTGCAGCCCGGACGCCAGCAACAGATGGGGCGAGGCGATCGCTCCGGCGGCCAGCACGACTGTGCCCCCGCGATAGACGCTGACCCGGCCCGAGTCGCGGTCGGTCGCTTCCACCGCGGTCACCCGGCCGCCTTCGGTCGTGAGCCGGGTGGCCACTGCGTTGGTCCGGAGGTGCAGCCCACGGCACAGCAGGGGCTGCACCGCCACGGTGGCGAGATCGTTCTTGGCGCCGACCGCGCAGGCGAAACCGTCGCAGGTGCCGCAGGCGACACAGGCGTTTCGGCCGGGACGCTCGGTGTGGTTGATCGCCAGCGGAAGCCGGAACGGCCGGCAGCCGAGCTCACGTGCGGCGCGCTCGATCCTCTGCGAGATCGGCGCCAGCTCCATCGGCGGCTGAGAGTAGGGCGTGCTGCGACCCGGCTCCGTCGGATCGGCACCCGCCTCGCCCGCGACGCCGAGGATCCGTTCGGCCTCGGCGTAGTAGGGCTCGAGCGCGGCGTAGGTAAAGGGCCACCGCGCCCCGGAGTTGCCGGCGATCTCGGGATCGTGCTCGAGGTCCTCGGCGCGGAAACGGAAAGCGACACCGCCGTAGAACACCGACGGGCCACCGACGCAGTGAAACGCGCCGGCCGTGGTATCTCCCGCGTCGTCTCTCAGCCGGTAGGGTGACTCGGTAGAGTAGTGCGGGGTGAGCGGGCCCACGCCCTCGACCGACCAGTTCCGCGCTCCCCGGGGCACCCAGTCGCCCCGCTCCAGCATCAACACCGACCACCCAGCCTCCACCAGCACGTGTACCGCCATCGCCCCGCCGAACCCGCTGCCGATGACGATGGCGTCGTACGCCTCGCTATCCGCGTTCCACCCCGCTGCGATCATGCTGACGGCTCCGGTTGAGTGCGGGGCTAAGCTCCCGCCGAGCCGTTGCCTGTCGGTGGTGCGGAGCGTGACCCGGCCTGCGGAGCCAGGTCACGCCGGCGGCCGAATAGAGGGTTTCAGGGTGTGGACTGCGTCCGGAGCTTCACTCGTGCGTGGATCCTGCGGCGCCGAGCGCGGTGGGTGCCGGTGGCATCATCCATGAAATGATGGAGACAACCGATGCAGGCTGCTCCTCCCATTGCCGATCCCTCCGGCGGCTCTTACGTTGGACACACTGCCGCCCGGGCGTTGCCCTGCCGTTGTTGTTGCGTGACCTCCCCGCTCCCCACGGAATTCATGATCCGGTTCCACACCCTCGGCGTGCTGGACCTACGCGGCCCGGGTGAGGTCGAGCTCCGTTCCGTCCTTCAACAGCCGAAACGGCTCGGGCTGCTGGCTTACCTCACCATCGCCTCGCCTCGCCGGTTTCACCGGCGAGACTCGCTCCTGGCGCTCTTCTGGCCGGAGCTGGATCAGGAGCACGCGCGTGCGGCACTCCGCCGCTCGCTCTACTTCCTGCGGGCGGAACTAGGAGCGGACGTGGTCGCCGGCCGGGGCGACGACGAGCTGGAGGTACCCGAGGCGGCACTCTGGTGCGACGCGACCGCGCTGGACCGAGCGCTGGACGAGGGACAGGCCGAGGCGGCCCTGGCGCTCTACCGTGGGCCGCTGCTCGAAGGTCTCTATGTCACCGGCGCGTCCCCGGATTACCAGGACTGGCTGGATCGCGAGCGCGTCCGGCTGCGGGAGCGCGCCGCGGTGGCGGCACGGTCGTTGGTGGAGCGGAGCGAGGCCGACGGCCGCCTGTCCGAGGCCGCCCAGTGGGCTCGGCGCGCGCTGGAGCTCAGCCCTCATGATGAAGCCGCCCTTCGCCGCCTGCTCGCGCTGCTGGACCGGGTGGGTGACCGCTCGGCCGCGCTCCGGATGTACGATCAGTTCGTCCGCCGCATGGCGCAGGAGCTCGAGCTCGATCCGTCCGCTGAGACCAGTGCGCTGGTCGACATGATCAGGGCGCGCGCCGACGTAGTGGTCCCCGGCGCCCGGGCCGCGGCCGATAGCACCCCGACCGACTCGGCCCTCCCCGCCGCCAGCACCATCGCCGTGCTGCCCTTCTCGGTGCGGGGGAACAGCCGCTTCGGCTATCTCGGGGAAGGCATGGTCGAGCTGCTCGCCACCAAGCTGGACGGTGCCGGCGAGATCCGCACGGTCGATCCGCGGGCACTGCTCCGCTTCCTCGCCCGGGATGACCCGGCGGCCGCGCTGCCCGACGCCCGCGCGGTGGCGGAGCACTTCGGAGCAGGCCGCTACCTGACCGGCACCGTGGTGGAGGCAGGCGGGCGGATCGAGGCGGCAGCCTCGCTGTACGCCCTCGACGGCAGAGAGATCGCGCGGGTCCACGCCAACGCCACGGCCGAGGACGACATCTTCGATCTGGTGGACGAGCTCGCCCGCCAGCTCCTGGTGGCGCAGCGGGTCGGGCCCGGCACCCGGCTGGCCCGTCTGGCGGCGCGCACCACGACCTCGCTGGATGCGCTCAAGGCGTATCTCGGGGGCGAGCGCGAGCTGCGCGCGGGCCGGTACTTCGATGCCATGGAGGCGTTCCAGGCCGCGGTCGACGCCGACGGCTCATTCGCCCTGGCCTACTACCGCCTGGCGGCCGCAACGGCGGGGTGCGCGCTCCCCGATCTCGCCCGGGAGCTGGCCGACCGCGGGTTCGATCACCGGCAGCGACTCTCCCCTCACGACCGGCTGGTCTTCAGCGCGCAGCGCGCCTGGCTGCACGGCGCGGTCACGGAAGCCGAGTCGCTCTACAACACCATCACCGGCACCTACCCGGACGACGTGGAGGCCTGGTTCCACCTGGGCGACCTCCTCTTTCACTCCAATCCGCTCCGCGGCCGGTCCGCCGTGGAAGCCCGCGGGCCATTCGAGCGGGTGATCCGGCTCGACCCCGACCATGTCGCCGCGCTGGTTCACCTGGCGCGGATCTCCGCCCTCCAGGGCCGGAGAGGAGAGATGCTCGATCTGATCGAGCGGATCCTGCGGGTGAGCCCCCAGGGAGATCAGGCGCTGGCGATGCGGGCACTCCGGGTGTTCTCCGGCAGCGATCGCGCCGCGATGCAGGAGATCGCGGATGAGCTGCAGCAGGCCCGCGCCATCACGGTGGCGATTGCGTTCTCCGACGTGGCGCTCTATGCCGGCAATCTTCCCGGCGCCGAGCTGCTGGCCCGGAGCTTCATCCAGGTGGCCCGATCGCCCGAGCTGCGCGCGCTCTGTCACATCGTGCTGGCCCACCTCGCCCTGGCGGCCGAGCGGCCGGAGTCGGCCTGGCAGGAGCTGGAGCACGCCGAGGTCCTGGACCGGACCTGGGGGCTCGAGATGCGGGCGCTGTTCGCGACTCTGCCGTTCGTGCCGCGGACGCAAGGCGAGCTCCGCGAGGTCCATCATGCCCTGGAGCGGTGGGACATCGGCACGATCGAGCCGAGCATGTTCCTGATTTTCGCGATGCACAACGATCTGCACCCGGCGATCCGGGCGTATCTGCTCGGTCTGCTGGAGGTCCGGCTGGGAAACCTGGCCGGCGCCGCCGCCCGGGTGGCCGAGCTGGGCGCCGCGCAGCCGGAGCCGACCGGGTTGGCGCGCAGCCTGGAGGTGGAGCTACGCGC carries:
- a CDS encoding PaaI family thioesterase, whose translation is MTAPWVPKNPDYQAAVRQSFEHQRMMALLGARLTHLAPGEVDLSAPFAAEFTQQNGFWHAGAVASLADSSTGYAAFSLAPPDTDVLAVEFKINLLAPARGEAFLAQGRVVRPGRTLTVCLAEVFAIQGALRTPIATMLSTVIVRPV
- a CDS encoding GMC family oxidoreductase, which gives rise to MIAAGWNADSEAYDAIVIGSGFGGAMAVHVLVEAGWSVLMLERGDWVPRGARNWSVEGVGPLTPHYSTESPYRLRDDAGDTTAGAFHCVGGPSVFYGGVAFRFRAEDLEHDPEIAGNSGARWPFTYAALEPYYAEAERILGVAGEAGADPTEPGRSTPYSQPPMELAPISQRIERAARELGCRPFRLPLAINHTERPGRNACVACGTCDGFACAVGAKNDLATVAVQPLLCRGLHLRTNAVATRLTTEGGRVTAVEATDRDSGRVSVYRGGTVVLAAGAIASPHLLLASGLQRLNPGGHVVGRYLMRHYNEIVFGVSGASAAAPPPWRSPGTLGESPDRAAGNRGRSAAVREPSWARWPCHRSIRPAAPAREPPLQCSRPRGRQGAGEPRPGHPPPDRRFRGLDNLYVMDGSPGLPRACCWSPWLPPGTPSPRRRPTRPSSSHRSLGGSSPACRSGFPRCGGAGSDSFRSTWRSGWSSWPRLPERPMAESLPHRRFRNRTLTAVHA
- a CDS encoding BTAD domain-containing putative transcriptional regulator — its product is MIRFHTLGVLDLRGPGEVELRSVLQQPKRLGLLAYLTIASPRRFHRRDSLLALFWPELDQEHARAALRRSLYFLRAELGADVVAGRGDDELEVPEAALWCDATALDRALDEGQAEAALALYRGPLLEGLYVTGASPDYQDWLDRERVRLRERAAVAARSLVERSEADGRLSEAAQWARRALELSPHDEAALRRLLALLDRVGDRSAALRMYDQFVRRMAQELELDPSAETSALVDMIRARADVVVPGARAAADSTPTDSALPAASTIAVLPFSVRGNSRFGYLGEGMVELLATKLDGAGEIRTVDPRALLRFLARDDPAAALPDARAVAEHFGAGRYLTGTVVEAGGRIEAAASLYALDGREIARVHANATAEDDIFDLVDELARQLLVAQRVGPGTRLARLAARTTTSLDALKAYLGGERELRAGRYFDAMEAFQAAVDADGSFALAYYRLAAATAGCALPDLARELADRGFDHRQRLSPHDRLVFSAQRAWLHGAVTEAESLYNTITGTYPDDVEAWFHLGDLLFHSNPLRGRSAVEARGPFERVIRLDPDHVAALVHLARISALQGRRGEMLDLIERILRVSPQGDQALAMRALRVFSGSDRAAMQEIADELQQARAITVAIAFSDVALYAGNLPGAELLARSFIQVARSPELRALCHIVLAHLALAAERPESAWQELEHAEVLDRTWGLEMRALFATLPFVPRTQGELREVHHALERWDIGTIEPSMFLIFAMHNDLHPAIRAYLLGLLEVRLGNLAGAAARVAELGAAQPEPTGLARSLEVELRATVARAEGRAGEGLMLLERCRPELWFQLTVASPFFSLASQRFLRAELLHEVGRREEAAAWYGSIAERSPYELIYAPAARRQLAEISEAAARR